Proteins encoded together in one Streptomyces umbrinus window:
- a CDS encoding class II aldolase/adducin family protein, whose protein sequence is MAELSLRPDRTAPTAPTAAAAAAGEELRLRRELAAVYRLVAHFRMTDLIFTHISVRLPGPEQHFLINPYGLLFEEITASNLVKIDLTGRPVEESPHPVNPAGFVIHSAIHAARADAHCVLHTHTKAGCAVAAQEHGLLPLNQISMEFHGRLGHHDYEGVALNLAEQQRLVADLGGHPAMILRNHGLLTVGETPAQAFLRMYYLDKACEIQIAATSAGTGLVIPSPDICELTARQLTGEDDSSDLQDDMGYELAWSALLRLVERVAPDYKD, encoded by the coding sequence ATGGCCGAGCTGTCCCTGCGCCCCGACCGCACCGCTCCGACCGCTCCGACGGCGGCGGCCGCGGCTGCCGGCGAGGAACTGCGCCTGCGTCGCGAACTCGCCGCGGTCTACCGGCTCGTGGCGCACTTCAGGATGACCGACCTGATCTTCACGCACATCTCCGTCCGGCTCCCCGGCCCGGAGCAGCACTTCCTGATCAACCCCTACGGCCTCCTCTTCGAGGAGATCACCGCGTCGAACCTCGTCAAGATCGACCTGACCGGCCGTCCCGTCGAGGAATCGCCCCACCCGGTCAACCCCGCCGGGTTCGTCATCCACAGCGCCATCCACGCCGCCCGCGCCGACGCCCACTGCGTCCTGCACACCCACACCAAGGCCGGGTGTGCCGTCGCGGCCCAGGAACACGGGCTGCTCCCGCTCAACCAGATCTCCATGGAGTTCCACGGCAGGCTCGGCCATCACGACTACGAGGGCGTCGCCCTCAACCTCGCCGAGCAGCAGCGCCTCGTCGCCGACCTCGGCGGTCACCCCGCGATGATCCTTCGCAACCACGGCCTGCTGACGGTCGGCGAGACCCCCGCCCAGGCGTTCCTGCGCATGTACTACCTGGACAAGGCGTGCGAGATCCAGATCGCGGCCACCTCCGCGGGAACCGGCCTCGTCATCCCCAGTCCCGACATCTGCGAACTGACCGCACGTCAACTCACGGGCGAGGACGACAGTTCGGATCTCCAGGACGACATGGGATACGAACTCGCCTGGTCGGCGCTGCTCCGATTGGTCGAGCGCGTCGCCCCCGACTACAAGGACTGA
- a CDS encoding HTTM domain-containing protein: METEQTRSPRGRIPDGADAGVPRRAPYRIGAWLTVLTERPVSLYAAAVLRIGYGLLYLAFLLREFPHRNEIWGPGSPWTPELAGQLFDQTGWASILRLSDSRPYFEACYVAALLTSALFMLGWRTRVMSVLFAVMVASFHARAIFMTDGGDNLILLMAMYLVLTACGRRWSLDARRARLRASAGKAKSGSAGMSAGELRHQLGPSLRTLTAVLHNCGMFVIAAQVCFLYGSAGLYKVQGGTWGNGTALHYVLNLDPFRPWPELSLLADEHDVLIAIACYLTVLLQVAFPFVLFGRLKYPVLTMLLGMHLGIAVLMGLPLFSGAMIVADAVFLPDGFYRSLGQLFRRIGRSAHVGEAGVSPRGESALVPPQPAPSGH, translated from the coding sequence ATGGAAACTGAGCAGACACGCTCGCCGCGCGGGCGGATCCCTGATGGGGCGGACGCAGGCGTGCCGCGCCGCGCACCGTATCGGATCGGAGCGTGGCTCACCGTCCTGACCGAGCGGCCGGTCTCCCTCTACGCCGCGGCGGTGCTGCGCATCGGCTACGGACTTCTCTATCTCGCCTTCCTGCTGCGTGAGTTTCCGCACCGCAACGAGATCTGGGGCCCCGGATCACCGTGGACCCCCGAGCTGGCCGGGCAACTCTTCGACCAGACGGGGTGGGCCAGCATCCTCAGGCTGTCCGACAGTCGGCCGTACTTCGAGGCCTGTTACGTCGCAGCCCTCCTCACGTCCGCCCTGTTCATGCTGGGCTGGCGGACCAGAGTGATGTCCGTACTCTTCGCGGTCATGGTCGCGTCCTTCCACGCCAGGGCGATCTTCATGACCGACGGAGGGGACAACCTCATCCTCCTCATGGCCATGTACCTCGTCCTCACCGCGTGCGGTCGACGCTGGTCCCTGGACGCGCGCAGGGCCAGGCTACGAGCCTCTGCGGGGAAGGCGAAGAGCGGCTCGGCGGGTATGAGCGCGGGCGAGCTCCGGCATCAACTGGGCCCATCCCTCCGGACGTTGACGGCGGTGCTCCACAACTGCGGCATGTTCGTCATCGCGGCCCAGGTCTGCTTCCTCTACGGGTCCGCGGGTCTCTACAAGGTGCAGGGCGGCACCTGGGGCAACGGGACCGCCCTCCACTACGTCCTGAACCTCGACCCGTTCCGGCCCTGGCCCGAGCTCTCGCTCCTGGCCGACGAGCACGACGTACTGATCGCCATCGCCTGCTATCTGACGGTGCTGTTGCAGGTCGCGTTCCCGTTCGTCCTGTTCGGACGGCTCAAGTACCCGGTTCTGACCATGCTGTTGGGCATGCACCTGGGTATCGCGGTGCTCATGGGACTTCCGCTCTTCTCCGGCGCGATGATCGTGGCGGACGCCGTGTTCCTGCCCGACGGCTTCTATCGGAGCCTGGGGCAGTTGTTTCGGCGGATCGGCCGGTCGGCCCATGTCGGGGAGGCGGGCGTCTCGCCCCGCGGAGAGTCGGCACTCGTCCCGCCGCAGCCCGCACCATCGGGCCACTGA
- a CDS encoding NAD-dependent epimerase/dehydratase family protein: MQIFITGGSGYICRSTIRALTGHGIAVTALARSEHAARTVSDLGATPVAGALTDTDVLREAAGRADGVIHLGVDYAEGTADVDRAAAEALQDGVGSGPYVHTGGVWVYGDTDGVADEDAPLSPPRITAWRLENEKRVLARAATGGHPVVVMPGLVYGRSGGLAQSFFVEPGRTAGAVPCVGDGTNHWALVHVDDIAELYVLALNAPAGSVYAGAGGQNPPLADITRALSHAAGCPDRIASLTIEEAVRRMGPIAEAFALDQQLSGARAHRELGWTPTRLEALTELAQG; this comes from the coding sequence ATGCAGATCTTCATCACAGGCGGCTCCGGCTACATCTGCCGCTCCACCATCCGGGCGCTGACCGGGCACGGCATCGCCGTGACGGCGCTGGCGCGCAGCGAGCACGCGGCGCGCACCGTGTCGGACCTCGGTGCCACCCCGGTCGCGGGCGCGCTCACCGACACGGATGTCCTCCGCGAGGCGGCCGGCCGGGCCGACGGGGTCATCCACCTCGGGGTGGACTACGCCGAGGGCACCGCCGACGTCGACCGCGCGGCGGCGGAGGCGCTGCAGGACGGCGTGGGAAGCGGCCCGTATGTGCACACGGGCGGGGTGTGGGTGTACGGCGACACCGACGGGGTCGCCGACGAGGACGCCCCGCTGAGCCCGCCGCGCATCACCGCCTGGCGGCTGGAGAACGAGAAGCGGGTGCTCGCCCGGGCCGCCACCGGTGGGCACCCGGTGGTGGTGATGCCCGGGCTGGTCTACGGCCGCTCCGGCGGACTGGCGCAGTCGTTCTTCGTCGAGCCGGGGCGCACCGCGGGTGCCGTGCCCTGCGTCGGGGACGGCACGAACCACTGGGCTCTGGTCCATGTCGACGACATCGCCGAGCTGTACGTCCTGGCCCTGAACGCCCCGGCCGGTTCCGTCTACGCCGGGGCCGGCGGCCAGAACCCTCCGCTGGCGGACATCACCCGGGCCCTCAGCCACGCCGCCGGATGCCCGGACCGGATCGCGTCGCTGACCATCGAGGAGGCCGTACGGCGGATGGGCCCGATCGCCGAGGCATTCGCCCTCGACCAGCAGTTGAGCGGCGCCCGGGCACACCGCGAGCTCGGCTGGACACCCACCCGTCTCGAAGCCCTGACCGAACTCGCCCAGGGCTGA
- a CDS encoding ANTAR domain-containing protein, with protein MHQVTTHREVQPLSTVGTSTGDEALAGEVLELRAKNEQLSQALVSRAVIDQARGMAMVLAPCSSDRSWDLLVDVSQHSNVKLRDVAAALVATTNGQELPDSLRREWHRALRRLHAPERR; from the coding sequence ATGCATCAAGTGACCACGCACCGCGAGGTACAGCCGTTGTCGACGGTCGGGACGTCGACGGGGGACGAGGCACTGGCTGGCGAGGTTCTGGAACTGCGTGCCAAGAATGAGCAGTTGAGCCAGGCACTGGTGAGTCGTGCGGTGATCGACCAGGCGCGCGGCATGGCCATGGTTCTGGCGCCGTGCTCCAGTGACCGATCCTGGGACCTGCTCGTGGACGTGTCGCAGCACTCCAACGTCAAACTCCGCGACGTGGCTGCGGCCCTGGTCGCCACCACGAACGGCCAGGAACTCCCGGACTCGCTGCGGCGCGAGTGGCATCGCGCGTTGCGGCGACTTCACGCGCCGGAGCGACGGTGA
- a CDS encoding GIY-YIG nuclease family protein, translating to MLDDAALRQVTAALLATPRALDAAATALPRTSGLYAWWAAPSVLASLPGPANSVDPERRLLYLGKATRLRTRITGNHLRHSGGSTRRRTLAGLLMPAEGYRTTWTDRVILVPDDEQRLTGWMHRHLTLTWAEHPDPVPLEAALISSLSPPLNLDGARHGPARDRVQEARNTYYASAGPRSAKA from the coding sequence ATGCTTGATGACGCAGCCCTTCGTCAGGTCACGGCGGCCCTGCTTGCCACGCCGCGAGCGCTTGACGCGGCGGCCACCGCGCTGCCCAGGACCTCGGGGTTGTACGCATGGTGGGCCGCTCCGAGTGTCCTTGCCTCACTCCCGGGACCGGCCAACTCCGTTGACCCCGAACGGCGGTTGCTGTACCTCGGCAAAGCGACCCGGCTTCGTACCCGCATCACCGGAAACCATCTGAGGCACTCCGGCGGATCAACCCGGCGCCGCACCCTGGCCGGGCTGCTCATGCCGGCCGAGGGCTACCGGACCACCTGGACCGACCGCGTCATCCTGGTCCCGGACGACGAGCAGCGCCTCACCGGGTGGATGCATCGCCATCTCACCCTCACCTGGGCCGAACACCCTGATCCCGTCCCGTTGGAGGCCGCGCTCATCTCCAGCCTGTCTCCGCCCCTGAATCTCGATGGCGCGAGGCACGGCCCCGCACGGGACCGAGTCCAGGAGGCACGGAACACGTACTACGCGAGTGCCGGCCCACGCTCGGCCAAGGCGTAG
- a CDS encoding carboxylesterase/lipase family protein — MSNDEFPEVTTAVGTVRGRREDGLAVFRGIPYAQPPVGEARFVAPRPVNRWDGAREAFAFGPPPPQEPFGPAPALADGPPPGDDWLTVNVWTPDADPAARRPVMVWIYGGAYKFGSADDPAYDGNRLARDGGLVVVTLNYRVGIEGFLQIEGAPANRGLLDQVAALEWVRDNITAFGGDPDQVTAFGESAGAGSIAALMSMPRARGLFRRAIAQSVPGTFFSNELAADIAESVAGELGLRPTVADLSAVEPRKLPEAGAALTAKMREYVHRWGPVALTPTPFSPVVDGDVLPTTPWEALANGTARNVELIAGHNRDEYRLFLLLGGLLGRVDEGLASMALGLFGPTPDAERSYRAAFPDASAEYLFELVQSDWLFRMPSLHLAEAQTAGGGQAHLYELTWPAPADGGALGACHGLDVPLAFGVPGGLGGMLIGPELSPETEALSAHVRAAWTAFARTGDPGWSPYDTGRRLVHLLDTEPTTAAYPEEASRRLWEQHTFSALPLVTP, encoded by the coding sequence ATGAGCAATGACGAGTTTCCCGAAGTCACGACCGCGGTCGGCACGGTCCGCGGCCGCCGCGAGGACGGGTTGGCGGTCTTCCGCGGCATCCCCTACGCCCAACCCCCGGTGGGCGAGGCACGTTTCGTGGCGCCACGGCCGGTGAACCGCTGGGACGGGGCCCGGGAGGCGTTCGCATTCGGCCCGCCGCCCCCGCAGGAGCCGTTCGGCCCCGCGCCCGCCCTGGCCGACGGTCCTCCGCCCGGTGACGACTGGCTGACCGTCAACGTCTGGACGCCGGACGCCGATCCGGCGGCCCGCCGCCCGGTGATGGTGTGGATCTACGGCGGCGCCTACAAGTTCGGCTCCGCCGACGATCCCGCCTACGACGGCAATCGCCTGGCCCGCGACGGCGGGCTGGTCGTGGTCACCCTCAACTACCGAGTCGGCATCGAGGGGTTCCTCCAGATCGAGGGAGCGCCGGCCAACCGAGGCCTGCTCGACCAGGTCGCCGCCCTGGAATGGGTGCGCGACAACATCACCGCCTTCGGCGGCGATCCCGACCAGGTCACCGCCTTCGGCGAGTCGGCGGGCGCCGGGTCCATCGCCGCGCTGATGTCCATGCCCCGGGCGCGGGGGCTGTTCCGGCGGGCCATCGCGCAGAGCGTGCCGGGCACGTTCTTCTCGAACGAGTTGGCCGCCGACATCGCCGAGTCCGTCGCGGGTGAGCTGGGACTGCGCCCGACGGTCGCCGACCTGTCCGCCGTGGAGCCGCGCAAGCTGCCCGAGGCAGGCGCTGCGCTGACCGCCAAGATGCGCGAGTACGTACACCGTTGGGGCCCGGTCGCGCTCACCCCGACCCCGTTCTCACCCGTCGTCGACGGTGACGTCCTGCCCACCACGCCGTGGGAAGCGCTGGCGAACGGCACCGCACGGAACGTCGAACTGATCGCCGGGCACAACCGCGACGAGTACCGGCTCTTCCTCCTGCTCGGTGGACTGCTCGGCCGGGTCGACGAGGGCCTCGCGTCGATGGCCCTCGGTCTCTTCGGACCGACACCGGACGCCGAGCGGTCCTACCGCGCCGCGTTCCCCGACGCCTCCGCGGAGTACCTCTTCGAACTCGTCCAGTCCGACTGGCTGTTCCGCATGCCCTCGCTGCACCTGGCCGAGGCTCAGACCGCCGGCGGAGGCCAGGCCCATCTGTACGAACTCACCTGGCCCGCCCCGGCCGACGGCGGTGCCCTCGGCGCCTGTCACGGCTTGGACGTGCCCCTGGCCTTCGGCGTCCCCGGCGGACTCGGCGGCATGCTGATCGGCCCCGAGCTCTCCCCCGAGACCGAGGCGCTGTCCGCCCATGTCCGCGCCGCCTGGACCGCGTTCGCCAGGACGGGCGACCCGGGCTGGTCCCCGTACGACACCGGGCGGCGCCTCGTCCACCTGCTCGACACCGAACCGACCACGGCCGCCTATCCCGAGGAGGCCTCCCGCCGACTGTGGGAGCAGCACACGTTCTCCGCGCTGCCGCTGGTGACGCCGTAA
- a CDS encoding ANTAR domain-containing protein, translated as MPRTSVIQEEWWDLKAEVSWGNAPVGQDVVALLAENDQLRRALSGRVVVDQACGMVMALTPCRRGAARNLLVDVSRQCDLKLREVAAALVATSEGKPLPEHIQRALRRALRRLHTADLR; from the coding sequence ATGCCACGCACCAGCGTGATCCAAGAAGAGTGGTGGGATCTGAAGGCCGAGGTCTCGTGGGGGAACGCGCCGGTCGGGCAGGACGTCGTCGCGCTGCTCGCCGAAAACGATCAACTGCGGCGGGCCCTGTCCGGCCGTGTGGTGGTCGACCAGGCCTGCGGCATGGTGATGGCCCTGACCCCCTGCCGACGCGGGGCGGCCAGGAACCTGCTGGTGGATGTCTCACGACAGTGCGATCTCAAACTCCGGGAAGTGGCTGCGGCTCTGGTCGCCACCTCCGAGGGAAAGCCGCTCCCGGAGCATATCCAGCGGGCGCTGCGCCGTGCGCTGCGGCGGCTGCATACGGCGGACCTGCGATGA
- a CDS encoding PucR family transcriptional regulator produces MTESEQPSVPLSTLLADPALGLRRIAGPAGAHRVRVSTVGMTEVEDPTPYLAGGELLLTAGVRLPRDAEGIDTYVRQVVAAGVSALGFGVAPVHEEVPPELIAACDRHGLPLVRLPPATPFVAVGQATYAAIAEARNRELREISRAQSALATAAARPDALRAVLAQLSAHTGAWAVLYDAHGTELFSAGPRPASPTPGRVRDLAVRTTARVRARTGPAGRSGPAAAADHQGGTHLTVHTLPGADGTTTTLALGQAATTAPTLVHRQVTSTATVLLALLTSPRHALGTDTHSAGALVRLMLGADPAEVAPALSPSDTTEAEDNSWVVVHGRRMPPRATQAPNPGDDPAHLATLATALRTPYLHVDGADLKALVPNAADTRPEAPAQAAGLGWVLGFSTPAPASDLPHADRQAERALRRAIAAEVPAVVHTEDPLTVHGLVPAADARDLARARFAPLDRAGAPGAPVLLDTLRTWLTLHGSWDRTAATLHVHRNTVRHRLARVGELLAVDLQDAGVRMELWFALRWLPGEADAADE; encoded by the coding sequence ATGACCGAGTCCGAGCAGCCGTCCGTGCCGCTTAGCACGTTGCTCGCCGACCCCGCACTGGGTCTGCGCCGGATCGCGGGCCCCGCCGGGGCGCACCGGGTCCGCGTCAGTACGGTCGGCATGACGGAGGTCGAGGACCCGACGCCGTATCTGGCGGGCGGCGAACTGCTGCTCACCGCGGGCGTGCGTCTCCCCCGGGACGCGGAGGGCATCGACACGTACGTACGACAGGTCGTCGCCGCCGGAGTGAGTGCGCTCGGATTCGGTGTCGCCCCCGTGCACGAGGAGGTCCCGCCCGAGCTCATCGCCGCCTGCGACCGCCATGGGCTCCCACTCGTGCGACTGCCCCCGGCCACCCCTTTCGTGGCCGTCGGGCAGGCCACGTACGCGGCGATCGCCGAGGCCCGCAACCGTGAGCTGCGCGAGATCTCGCGAGCACAGTCGGCGCTGGCCACGGCCGCCGCCCGGCCGGATGCGCTCCGGGCCGTGCTTGCCCAGCTCAGCGCGCACACCGGTGCCTGGGCGGTTCTCTACGACGCCCACGGCACCGAACTGTTCAGCGCCGGTCCCCGACCCGCGTCCCCCACGCCGGGACGCGTACGCGACCTCGCCGTACGCACCACCGCCCGCGTCCGCGCCCGTACAGGCCCAGCCGGACGCTCCGGACCGGCCGCGGCGGCCGATCACCAGGGCGGAACCCATCTGACCGTCCACACGCTGCCCGGAGCGGACGGCACCACCACGACGCTCGCCCTCGGACAGGCCGCCACCACGGCCCCGACCCTGGTCCACCGGCAGGTCACCAGCACGGCGACCGTGCTGCTCGCCCTGCTCACCAGCCCCCGGCACGCCCTGGGCACCGACACCCACAGCGCGGGCGCCCTCGTACGGCTCATGCTCGGAGCCGACCCGGCGGAGGTCGCACCTGCCCTCTCGCCCTCCGACACGACGGAAGCCGAAGACAACTCCTGGGTCGTGGTCCACGGCCGCCGTATGCCCCCACGCGCCACGCAGGCACCCAACCCGGGCGACGACCCCGCGCATCTGGCCACCCTGGCCACCGCCCTGCGGACCCCCTACCTGCACGTCGACGGCGCCGACCTGAAAGCGCTGGTCCCCAATGCAGCGGACACCCGCCCCGAGGCTCCCGCACAAGCGGCCGGCCTGGGGTGGGTCCTCGGTTTCAGCACACCCGCACCGGCATCGGACCTCCCTCATGCCGATCGTCAGGCCGAACGTGCCCTCCGACGCGCGATCGCCGCCGAAGTACCCGCCGTCGTCCACACCGAGGACCCGCTCACCGTGCACGGGCTCGTCCCCGCCGCAGACGCCCGGGATCTGGCCCGCGCCCGCTTCGCCCCGCTCGACCGGGCCGGCGCGCCGGGTGCCCCGGTCCTCCTCGACACCCTGCGAACCTGGCTTACCCTGCACGGCAGTTGGGACCGCACCGCCGCGACCCTCCACGTCCACCGCAACACCGTGCGCCACCGCCTGGCACGGGTCGGCGAACTCCTCGCAGTCGACCTCCAGGATGCCGGCGTACGCATGGAACTCTGGTTCGCCCTGCGCTGGTTGCCCGGCGAGGCGGACGCGGCCGACGAGTAA
- a CDS encoding hydrophobic protein, which translates to MLLWILLLLLILVVFGIGFTMQTLWWLAAVLLVVWIVGFTRRGRGGGRRRSGRR; encoded by the coding sequence ATGCTTCTCTGGATTCTTCTCCTACTGCTGATCCTCGTGGTGTTCGGAATCGGCTTCACCATGCAGACCCTCTGGTGGCTCGCTGCCGTACTGCTGGTCGTCTGGATCGTCGGTTTCACGAGGCGCGGGCGCGGCGGCGGCAGGCGCCGGTCCGGCCGCCGGTGA
- a CDS encoding LysR family transcriptional regulator has product MDVDLRKLRYFVVVAEELHFGRAAERLHITQPVLSRQIRALEQELRTQLFSRYEQTTELTTAGRQLLEDARPLLAAAQALQRRVQQATHGSSVFTVGFIPGITVTGSVRAFSARHPELSVQVVRTSWGDQVQGVHEGLLDVSFVRLPVDHRGLKLRPLFREPRVAVPPAGHRLAGKESVVIADLATGRLLQDPDAVPEWRDLPERTGGEEAGPRPSFATVEEKLEHVATSGGVLVLPLSTAAYYTHTDVAHVPIDDIGPGEACLAWSADRRSPLLPEFADIAAAQH; this is encoded by the coding sequence GTGGATGTCGATCTGCGCAAGCTGCGTTACTTCGTGGTTGTGGCCGAGGAGCTGCACTTCGGGCGGGCCGCCGAGCGGCTGCACATCACGCAGCCGGTGCTGTCCCGGCAGATCCGTGCGCTGGAGCAGGAACTGCGCACGCAGTTGTTCAGCAGGTACGAGCAGACCACCGAGTTGACGACCGCCGGCCGTCAACTGCTGGAGGACGCGCGACCCCTGCTGGCCGCCGCGCAGGCTCTGCAGCGCCGGGTGCAGCAGGCCACGCACGGATCTTCGGTGTTCACGGTCGGCTTCATTCCGGGGATCACCGTGACCGGCTCGGTGCGTGCCTTCTCGGCCAGGCATCCCGAGCTGAGTGTGCAGGTGGTGCGCACTTCCTGGGGCGACCAGGTCCAAGGGGTGCACGAGGGCCTGCTCGACGTGAGCTTCGTACGGCTGCCCGTCGATCATCGCGGCCTGAAGCTGCGCCCCCTCTTCCGGGAGCCCCGGGTGGCCGTACCGCCGGCAGGCCACCGGCTGGCGGGCAAGGAGTCCGTCGTCATCGCGGATCTGGCGACCGGACGGCTGCTGCAGGACCCCGACGCCGTCCCCGAGTGGCGTGACCTCCCCGAGCGGACCGGCGGCGAGGAGGCAGGGCCGCGGCCCTCGTTCGCCACCGTCGAGGAGAAGCTGGAACACGTCGCGACGTCCGGGGGCGTCCTCGTCCTTCCGCTGTCCACCGCGGCGTACTACACCCATACCGATGTCGCGCATGTGCCCATCGACGACATCGGCCCGGGCGAGGCCTGCCTTGCCTGGAGCGCGGACCGCCGCTCCCCTCTGCTCCCGGAGTTCGCCGACATCGCCGCTGCCCAGCACTGA
- a CDS encoding PRC-barrel domain-containing protein translates to MIHTADVREWRALDVVDSDSHKIGVLEAVYVDTTTDEPAMATVRTGLPTRHRLVFVPLDDAIVGPGYLKVGYVKTLVKQAPSIGTDDVLPAEQEEAIFKHYGLAYKPGAAGERQLARR, encoded by the coding sequence ATGATTCACACGGCTGATGTCCGGGAATGGCGCGCCCTCGACGTCGTCGACTCGGATTCCCACAAGATCGGTGTTCTCGAAGCGGTGTATGTGGACACCACCACCGACGAGCCGGCCATGGCCACGGTACGGACCGGTCTGCCCACCCGGCACCGTCTGGTGTTCGTCCCTCTCGATGACGCGATCGTCGGGCCGGGCTACCTCAAGGTCGGCTACGTCAAGACGCTGGTGAAGCAGGCTCCTTCGATCGGCACCGACGACGTACTGCCCGCCGAACAGGAGGAAGCGATCTTCAAGCACTACGGACTGGCCTACAAGCCCGGTGCGGCCGGCGAGCGGCAACTGGCGCGCCGCTGA
- a CDS encoding MFS transporter codes for MNSSHSSAAPRSPHTFRTVFPVLALCWLAVFFDGMDVNIYGAVMPHMLDDSGLGLTPATAGTIGSWTTFGMLIGALTAGNLTDWLGRRLMLVASVTLFSLGSAICAVAPGVGLFGAGRFVAGLGLGGLMPLCLAMVMEFAPPRRAALTTGLLMTSYHFGGMAATGLGLTLAPAAGWRWVFWAGVLPAVVAVPLLLKLLPESPGVLLAHGERDKADAVADRYGLPRPTEVAAPAAGAAGRLAAIRALFRPESRWATPLLWLASFSGLLLVYGVSTWLPQMMRASGYGLNSSISFLMVINAGGIVGLLIAGRAADRFGAVRVSAIWFVLTAAGALLLKSQLPLGVTYAVVAVTGVFLFSAQVMVYAATNTVYRDSERAAGLGWVTGIGRTGAVVGPWLIGVLATNGNQSWGFTTFALAGLVGAVAIALVPLARRIGRSDASATPAPVAATAGLS; via the coding sequence ATGAACTCCTCCCACTCGTCTGCCGCGCCCCGTTCCCCACACACGTTCCGCACGGTCTTCCCCGTCCTGGCCCTGTGCTGGCTGGCCGTGTTCTTCGACGGCATGGACGTCAACATCTACGGCGCCGTCATGCCCCACATGCTCGACGACAGCGGACTCGGGCTCACTCCGGCCACGGCCGGCACCATCGGCAGCTGGACCACGTTCGGCATGCTCATCGGCGCCCTCACCGCCGGGAACCTCACCGACTGGCTCGGCCGACGGCTCATGCTCGTCGCCAGCGTGACGCTGTTCTCCCTCGGTTCCGCGATCTGCGCCGTGGCCCCGGGCGTCGGCCTCTTCGGGGCCGGCCGTTTCGTCGCCGGCCTCGGCCTCGGCGGGCTCATGCCGCTGTGCCTGGCCATGGTCATGGAGTTCGCGCCACCGCGCCGGGCCGCGCTGACCACCGGGCTGCTGATGACCTCGTACCACTTCGGGGGCATGGCAGCGACCGGGCTCGGGCTGACTCTGGCCCCGGCCGCGGGCTGGCGCTGGGTGTTCTGGGCGGGCGTGCTCCCGGCCGTGGTCGCTGTACCACTGCTGCTGAAGCTGCTGCCCGAGTCGCCGGGCGTGCTGCTGGCGCACGGCGAGCGAGACAAGGCCGACGCCGTCGCCGACCGGTACGGGCTCCCCCGGCCCACCGAGGTCGCCGCTCCGGCCGCCGGTGCGGCCGGCCGCCTTGCCGCCATACGGGCGCTGTTCCGCCCGGAATCCCGCTGGGCGACCCCGCTGCTGTGGCTGGCCTCCTTCAGCGGACTGCTCCTCGTGTACGGCGTGAGCACCTGGCTGCCGCAGATGATGCGAGCCTCCGGCTACGGGCTGAACTCGTCCATCAGCTTCCTGATGGTGATCAACGCGGGCGGCATCGTCGGCCTGCTGATCGCCGGCCGCGCCGCCGACAGGTTCGGCGCGGTACGGGTGTCGGCGATCTGGTTCGTGCTGACGGCCGCCGGAGCCCTGCTGCTCAAGTCCCAACTGCCGCTCGGCGTCACGTACGCCGTGGTCGCCGTCACCGGTGTGTTCCTGTTCAGCGCGCAGGTCATGGTCTACGCCGCCACCAACACCGTCTACCGCGACAGCGAACGCGCGGCGGGCCTCGGCTGGGTCACCGGAATCGGCCGCACCGGCGCCGTCGTCGGCCCGTGGCTGATCGGCGTACTCGCCACCAACGGCAACCAGAGCTGGGGCTTCACCACCTTCGCCCTGGCCGGACTCGTCGGCGCCGTCGCGATCGCCCTCGTACCCCTGGCCCGGCGAATCGGACGAAGCGACGCCTCGGCCACCCCCGCGCCCGTCGCGGCCACGGCGGGCCTCAGCTGA